A region of the Polaribacter sp. L3A8 genome:
TATTAGTACCAAGTTTGGTAATTGGTTTGTTTGTAGTTGTTGGTATTGGGTTATTTATTTGGGCATTCGTGCAGCTTTTTCAAAAAGGAGGGTATTTTGTTGGAACAGAGACCAGGTTTATAAAATATAGAACTGGTGAATTAATCGTTAAAGACTGGGAACAGTTTTCTGGAAATATAAAGATGAGTAGTAATAAATCTGGAATCGGAGAATTAGAGCTAGAATTAAGAACAGGAAAAATGCAAAGCAGAAATAAAGGTGCCGACAGGTTTGTGCCTGATGTGGTATATATATCTGGAATAAAAAATGTGTTTGAAATTGAAAAGAAAATTAGAAAAAGAATCAAAGAAAATGACCCAACACCAAAGATAACTACATAGGTTTTTATTTCTATAAATAAAAACCTACCAAAATTAATCTAACGGGTTTCTCCAAGAAAAAGCTTTAAATAACGCAATCCAATCTTTTGGAAAAGAAGCTTTTAAAATAAGGTCTTTTTCGGTAAAAGGGTGCTTAAATTCTAATTTTCCAGCATGTAGAAACATGTTTTTCCAACCAAAATTTTCCTCAAACATAACATCATGATTCTTGTCTCCGTATTTTGTGTCTCCAATTAAAGGGTGACTTATTTTGTTAGAATGCACACGTAATTGATGCATTCTTCCTGTTTTAGGCAATAACGCTACCAAACTATAACGAGAAGAATCATACGGTTTTACAGGAATATCTAAAGTAACTTGTTCTAAGGTTCTTAAATGTGTTAAAGCTTCTTTGTGAACGTTTGCATCTCTTCCTTTTACAGGAGAATCAATAATTTTCGTTTCAGGAGAAAAACCACGAACAACTCCATAATACGTTTTCTGAATTTCGTTTGCAGTAAACAAATCTTGAAACTTAGAAACATACTGAGTTTCTTTGGCAAGTAATATAATTCCAGATGTTTTTCTATCCAATCGATGAATCGGATAAAATTTACCACCTATTTGCTCATCTAATAGTTGCAAAAGAGATTTTTCATCAGCCACATTTCTAGAGTGACGAGCATGATGTACTAATATATTATTTGGTTTTGCAACACAAATGATAAAGTCATCTTGATAAACAATAGGAATTTCCATAAAAAATTATAATAATTTTTGAAGTTGATACTCTAATTCTGTAATTGAAATTTTTTCTTTAATAACGCCACCGTTGCCATCAATTAAAACCATATAAGGTATGGTGCGAATGCCATGCATGGTAGAAATTCTACCATAATCATCAAAAATATGATACCAACTTAACATACCGTCTTGCTCGATGCCTCTTTTCCAATCCTCTTTATTTTTATCTTCAGAAACCGTAAGAATTGTAAAGCCTTTGTTTTTATATTTATGATATAATTCTTTAACCCTAGGAGTTACCAATCGACAAGGACCACACCAACTTGCCCAAAAATCGACTAAGATTACTTTTTTACCTTTTATAATAGTTTCTAAGGAAATTAATTCTCCTTTTAAACCGTCTCCACTAAACATTATGGCCGGTTTTCTATAAACTTTTTTGGCAGCTGCAATTTTATTTTTTTCAGCCAGTTCCTCGTCAACAATTTTCTGCAACTTAGAAATTTCATCATCTAAAAGGCTTGTTAAAGTATTTGTTTTAACTACTTCCGTATTATTTTTAATTTCTTTAAGTTCTTCTAAATTAAAGTTTTGAATGGTAGGGAATAGGGTAGAAGACAATACATTATTTGCATTGGATATTAAAAAACTTTTAGCAATTTCTTTCTTCTCTAATTCAATTGCTTTAATTGATTTTTGCAAGCTATCTAGCTTTATTTCTTCTTTTATAAAAGCATTTAGAGATACTAGCTTTTTAGTATCTAAGTCGTTTTGTAAATTAGAATAATCAACTTGTTTATTATTTAGATTTCCGCCAGAAATAGTTGCTTTATCATCATTTATAAGTATTGTGTACTTACTATTTTCTAAGACGATAGCATGTTTCTTCGGTTTATTTTTTAACTGTAGATGATGTGTTTTAGTTGTAGTTACTATTCCTTTAAAAGAAAACGTATTATCGATTACAATAGAAGAATCTATCTTTTTATCCTGCTCATTGATAAGATAAACAATAGGGGTATCCGTAGTTGATAAAACACCTTTAATGGTATAGCCTTTATGGTTTTCTTCTTTTTTATCAACTGAATTACAAGAAGTTAAAAAAATAAAAAAGCTACCTATTAGGAATAATAATTTACGCATAAAAACATATTTATTGTTCAAATAAATTTAAGAACCGTGCAAAATACTATAATTTTAAGAATTTTAAATACTTTTTAAGATAATAGCGTAGTTATCTTAATTTTTTTTAAGTTTCAGTAACATTATTAAAGCTAAAGAAATAATACCGCAGACAAAAAAACCAATAAAAAGAGGTAAAGCTGTTTGGTCTATAAAACTCCCAATATACGTTGCAATGGGTACCGCCATAATTGTAGAAACAAAACCATTAATTGCGGCTCCAACTCCTGCAATATGACCAATAGATTCCATGGCCAATGCTCTGGTATTTCCAAAAAGAAAACCTATAGAAAAGAATTGTATGGCAAAAAATGCGATAATAACATAGATACTAGGATTATTTTCTCCAGAAAATAATAACAGATAAATAATAGGAACTACTGTAAAAATTACAGTAAATATAGAGACTAACTTAAACATCCCAAACCTTACAACCAATTTTCCGTTTAAAAACGTAGCCAAACCAATACTAATAGCAAGACCTGCAAAAATATAAGGAAACTCTTCTTTTAAATGATATTGCTCTTCAAATATTCGTTGACTTGCACTTAAATACACCATAAAAGAACCGGTTATAAAACCAGAAAATATAGTGAAAATTACAGCATACTTATGTTTAAAAAACTCTTTAGATCCCTCAATAAAAAGGGATAATTTAAACTTTTTTCGATTTTCTATTTTTAAGGTTTCTGGTTGTCGCTTCCAGACCCATAGCATGATAAAAAAGCCAATAATTAATTGACCATAAAAAATAGATCTCCAACCATATAAATCTAAAACAAGTTTACCAACAGCAGGTGCAATTACAGGTACTAAAATGAAAATAACCACAATAAAAGACATCACTTTAGCCATATAATTACCGCTAAAACGGTCTCTAACCATAGCAATACTAATGGTTCTTGGGGCAGAAAGCCCAATTCCTTGTAAAAGCCGACCAAAAATCATCATTTCTAGACTGTCCGCAAAAACACAGATAAAACTAGCAAAGGCAAATACAATAAAACCAACATAAATAACTGGTTTTCTACCAAAACTATCAGATAAAGGTCCAGAAATAAGTTGTCCAAAACCCAATCCTAAAAAAATCATAGTTATAAATAACTGATTGTCTTTTGGATCTACTATATGTATTGTTTTACTAATATCTGTAATTGCAGGCAATAATGCGTCTATTGCAAAAGCAACCAAAGACATTAAAGATGCCATTACAATAATAAATTCTGATTCTGATTTTTGTCTAATTTTCACTGCACAAAAGTAGGTTTATTTAAACGCTAAGTGAGCTAATAACTCTTAAAAAAAACAAAAAAAGGTTGCTAAATCAGCAACCTTTTAACATATCTTTTGAAATATTTTTATTCTTTACCTATTTGATCTATCGTAGCGTTGTTACCAGTTCCTTTTGGGTTATCTCCCCATTTATTTGTACCGTTTTGAGAATCTGTATAATAAATAACTAATAACCATATACTACCAACTAATGGAATTAATGAAACTAAATAAAACCATCCACTTTTTCCTGTATCGTGTATTCTTCTAACAGCTAATGCTAAACTTGGTATAATTATACCTAAAATATAAATATATGATATAAATAGTATTGATGGTGTTTCCAATAATGCAGCAATACCTCCAAAAACAATCATTATAACGATGATCGCTAGAAAATTGAATAATTGAAACATCCAAAATTCTTCTCTTCTTGCTCTTCCATTAAAATCTGCGTAATGTGTTCTTTTAATACTTTTAAATACCAATTCATTCTTTAAGTTTTATAGTTAGTTAATTAAGCAGACAAATATATGTTTTATTTAAAATAATCCCCTAGATTTTAACTCTAAATACTTGTTAATCGTATCTCCTGTTAAGTTTTCTGGTTTTGTTAAAACAGACTGAATTCCGTATTTTCTGAGTTCTTTTACAATACTTTTCTTTTCGTACATAAATTTTTCAGCAATAATACTGTCATACACATCTAAAACAGCATCACTTTTTGTTGTAGTTAATGCTTCTAACGCGGTATTTTCGAAAAAGACAACCAATACCAAATGGTTTTTTGCCAAGGCACGTAAATAGGGGAGTTGTCTATTTAAACCATCCATAGTTTCGAAATTTGTATATAAAATAAGTAAACTTCTTTGTGTAATTTTCCTTTTAACAACTGAGTATAACGTACTAAAGTCCGATTCTGAGAAATCTGTTTTTATGTTATGTAGCGCTTCGGAAATTAAACTCATTTGTGAGTTCCTTTTTTCTGCAACCACCCAATCCTCCAACTTTGTTGAAAAAGACAACATACCTGCTTTGTCTTGTTTCCTAAGAACAACATTGCTAATTGCCAATGTAGCATTAATGGCATAATCTAATAAACTTAAATTATGAAAATGCATTTGCATAGCACGACCTTTATCAATAATGGAATACACCGGTTGCGATTTCTCTTCTACATATTGGTTGATCATCAACTGACTTCTCTTTGCCGTCGCTTTCCAGTTTAAAGAGCGAATATCATCACCAGAAACATATTCTTTAATTTGCTCGAATTCTAATGAATGTCCGATTCTACGTACTTTTTTTGTTCCATAAGAAATAGCATCATTATTAAAGGCTCTAAAATCGAATTCTCTCAATTTTAAAAAAGAGGGATAACATTTTAGTTCTTTTTCCTCGCCTAAAACATATTTTTTAGTAGCCAGTTGCAAAGGTGAACTCGCAAATACATTGATATTTCCAAATAAATAAACACCTCTTTCAGTTGGAGTTAAATCGTAATGAATTGTTTTTTCTTCTTTGTTGGCTAAAATTAAAGGAAAGATAAAATCTCTTTTTTGAAACTGATACGGAATTTCCTCAATAATAGAGATATGCGCATTAAATCCGTAGGTGTTTTTTAATTGCAACGATATTTTATTAGCATCTCCGTTCGATAATCTTTCTGGTAAATACCTGTTTACGGTAATTGCATCTTTTGTTTTATATAAAATAAAAATATCAACCAAAAGCAACACCACTACGATAAAAAGTAACACTTTAGAAACTTCAAAAAAGATAGGTATAAAAAAACCAACCACAAAAAGGAGCGCAATTCCTCCTAGAATGTAAAAAAATCGGTTGTTTAAGAATAAAGTGTTGTAAAAATGTTTCAATATTTTGTGTAATTGTTTATTTGTTTAATCGTGTAATTGTTTGTTTTTCTCTGTCATTCCTTTTAAAACAGGTATTCATGCTTACTTGGTTATGGATTCCTGCCTACGCAGGAATGACAAACTGTACTTATTTCATCTTACGCCTGTCATTCCGAACGAAGTATGAGGAGGAATCTCATTTGAAATTACTTTCAATATTAGATTTCTCAATCGTTCCTCATTTCGAAATCACATAAAGATTAACTTATAATCTCTACATTGTTAATTACTTGCTTTCCTTTGTCATTCCTGTGAAAACAGGAATCCAGACTTACTTTGTTATGGATTCTTGCCTACGCAGGAATGACAAACTGTACTTGCAATTACTTTACTGTTGACTGTGTACTGCAAACTGCTTACTTTACACCGCCTACTAAAAAAACTACCTCGGAATCTCCACCGCTTCAATAATCTGTTCTATAATTTGTTTGCTTGTTAAACCTTCCATTTCTCGCTCTGGCGTTACAATAACTCTGTGTTCTAAAACCGGAATGGTTGCTCTTTTAATATCTTCTGGAGTTACAAAATCGCGTCCTTCAATCGCTGCAAAAGCTTTTGATGCACCTAAAATAGCAATACTTGCTCTTGGTGAAGCGCCTAAATATAAAAACGAATTAGAACGCGTATTCACCACAATATTGGCAATGTATTTTAATAAATTATCTTCAATTTTAATCTGATTGACTAAATTTCTAAACTCAACAATTTTTTTACCTGTAATTACTGTTTCTATTTTACTTGCTTTGGTGGTGTTTTCTAAGGCTTGTTCTTTTAAAAGAATCTCTAATTCCTCTTTAGCATTTGGGTAATCTACATTTATTTTAAATAAAAAACGATCTAATTGTGCTTCTGGCAATCTATAAGTTCCTTCTTGTTCTATAGGGTTTTGTGTAGCTAACACCACAAAAGGTTCTTCCATTTTAAAGGTTTGTCCGTCTATAGTAATTTGCTTTTCTTCCATCACCTCAAACAAAGCAGCTTGTGTTTTTGCAGGCGCTCTATTAATTTCATCAATTAAAATCATGCTAGAAAAAATAGGGCCTTTTTTAAACTCAAATTCAGATGTTTTTACATTAAAAACAGAAGTTCCTAAAATATCCGAAGGCATTAAATCTGGTGTAAACTGAATTCTACTAAAGCCAACATCAATAGTTCTTGCAAGCAATTTAGCGGTAATGGTTTTTGCTACTCCAGGAACACCTTCTATTAAAACATGACCATCTGCAAGGAGGGAAACGATTAATAAATCCATCATGTCTTTTTGCCCCACAATTACCTTTTGCAATTGCTTTTTAATCTTAAAAACACTCTCTTGTAATTCCGATAAATCTATTCTATTTTCGAATGATAAATTTTCTTGTACTTCCTCGTTATTTGGTACTTCCATATCTTATTTATTAAAGAAATTTTCAATAATTTTATGCAACACAACTAATTCTTCCTCAGAACATTCTGACTTTTTATTTAAAGTGATAATTGTATTTACTAAATATTTTGTTCTTTGCAATTCATTTCCAGATTTAGACGCTAATTTCTCTATAAAATCAGCATTTAAATTAGCCGTACTTAACAAGTATTTAGAACGGATTTTTTCTAAAAAATAGGCTATTTTTTTATCAACTAAATTGGTATGGTCTTGTTCTTTTAAATACAAATTGGCAATGGTTTGTGTAAATGCAACAGTAGAGTTTTTTAAAGGGGCTATAATAGGAATCGGACGTTGTTTTCTTCTAGCGTTAAAAAGCATAAACAATAATAACCCAATTAAAGAGACAAACAAAAACCACGTTAAAGTTTTATGTGCTAAGAAAAATTTAAATACGTTGGTATTGTCTTCTTTTTCATCTTGATATTTACTCGACTTTATCTGCGGATCCCAAATTACAGGTGCATTTGGTAAATAAGAAAGCACATTTGCTGCATACGCTTCGTTTCCGTTTAATAAATTGTAATTGGTAAACGCAATAGGTTGTGTGTGTAGGTAAAAAGCCCCTTTACCATGATGAATTTTAATAAAATTAGGTACTTTTTCTCCATCAACTTCCATGGTTCCTAAAACAGTGGTAGCGTTTTCATTGTATTGTAAAAAGTAATTTCTACGGATGTTTCTATCAAACGTAAAAGAGGTTTTAGAAAATTGAGTATTCTTTAACTGAAAAGTTCCTTTTAATTTTTTTAGCGCTTTTATAGCATATACATCCTTATCTAAATTATTGGTTGTAAACTTTAAAGACGCTTTTAAAGTATCTCTAAAATTGTTAAAAGCCAAAAACACATTATTTCCTTTAGCTACAAAATTTAAAAGCTCTGCTGTGGTTCCGTTTGTGTATTTATACCCACTGTGTTTTATAGATACATAATTTTGAGTTTTAGTACTGTCAATTAGGGACTCAAACATTAAATAATCGTAAATGTTCTGTTTTAATAAAGTAACGCTATCCTTCTTAAAAAGTGTGGAGGCTTCGTTATAAATGATGTAATTACCAAACGGACTTTTCTCTTTTTCTTTAAAATTTTCTGTCCAATCTGTTTTATTACAGCTTATTAGTGCAAAAAAGAACAGGAGCGGAGCGTATTTTTTAAACTGTTGAAGTAGCATCATTTTAAAGAGTTTTTAAAAGATTTATACTTGTTTTCAGCCAGTTTAAAGTTGGTTTCATCTATTGGAAAATCTCCATACCAAACATACGAATAGACATACGATAAATAGGAAAAATCGGTTCTGGTTTGGGTATTTTCAATTTCGAAAAGGTATTCTGAATTGGTTTTATCTTTATGATAATCAATTAGTTTCTTGTTAGATAATACTTTTAAGACAGACAAATAGTAATACCGAACTGCCAATCTGTATTCTTTACTATGAATAGCTTCTTGTAACAAGCCATCAATATCTGTTTCGTGGATATCTTCGTCTTCGTAAATTAATTTTTTGGCAACTTTCTTTTTTGGGTTTTTAAAATTCCAGAAACTGGCATCTGTACCTAAAAATGTTTTAAGAATGATAAAAATGATAATTCCGCCTAATAAAAAAGGAAAAATGTTACTAATAAAATAAAGGATGGCACCAACAATAGCAGCACTTACGGCCGAATCTTCTTTTTTCTCTTTCTTTTTTTCTGCTTCTTCTGTATATACAAACTCTTTATCGTTGTATTTTTCTTTTAAATCTTCTTTAAAAGTCCGTTTTTGTGCAAATTCAATCGTTTTTTCATACTGAATCGTGTCTTTTTCTAAAAGAAGAAGACTATCATTTTTAATCTGCCCAAAACCAATGGTTGCAAAAAAAAGTAAGAAAAGAAATATTCTTTTTTTCATCAACGTACATTGTATTTATTGGCCACCTTAAAAGGTAAAATTAGGTAGTAATAACTAATAGAAACCAAACTAAAACCAATTATAGCAAAACAGATAATAGTGGGCATTGTATTAGAATATCTTGTAATATAACCTTCTAAAAAAGCCGCCATTAAGGTAAACGGAATGGTGCTTATAAAGATATAAAAGCCAGCTTTCATGCCACGTTTAAAAGATTCGAAGCGTTTGTAAGCTCCCGGAAATAAAATACTTGCGCCAACAATATAACCGGCTGCAGCTTCTATAATCATACTAAAAATCTCGTAGGTTCCATGAATCCAAATTCCTTTTAAACTATCAAACAAACTATTATTTTGATAAAAAAAAGCTTGAAAAACCGCCACCATAATGGCATTATAAACTACATAAAAACCAGTGCCTATTCCTATAAATAATCCAGATAGAAACATATTTAAGCCTACACGTTGGTTATTGTCATAAATACCTATAAAACTCCCCCAATTACTGCCGCCTTTGTAAATAGCCATGGCATCGCCACTTTCTATGTTTTCTAGCGTTTTGTCTATATAAGTATCGCCTAAAATTTGACGTGCAAAAGAAACATCGTTCAAAGTAGATAATAAACCGATGAAAAAGCAGGCAAAAAAGACAATAAAAGATAAGTAAATATATTTTCTGTATTGGTAGGCGAGTAGTGGTACTTTATCAAAAAAGAAATATAAAAATACGTTTTTATCGCGCCTTTTAGAGTGATACACCTTGTCAAAACTAGACTTTGCTAATTTGTTTAAATATAAGGTAACTTTACTTTTTGGATAGTAGGTTTGGGCATATACCAAATCGTTCATGATTTTTATATGCAGGTTGGCGATGTCATCTGGACTTTTTTTCTCTTTATTTGAAAAACCTTGTTCAAATTCGAGCCATTTTTCTTTATTTTGCTTTATAAAAGCGACCTCTCTCATTACGAGCGAATTTAAACATTGCATGAAAAGACTCCAAATAAAAACAGCACAAAATGTAAACATCAATTTTACCCTTGCAAATGTGGGGCAAAGGCTCTTGGCGTTTGGTTTAGACAATGTAATTAAATTTGCTTATCTCTATTTTGCTATCAAGTTTTTAGACTTTAAAATGTTCGATGCTGCTGTAAACGGAGATTCTTGGTCATTGCGTGCCATAGATGTAATGCTATTTTTACCTGTTACCTTTTATTCTTTATACACAGAATTATTGTTAGACGGGCAGACAGTAGGTAAAAAATTATTAAATTTAAAAGTGATTAATGTTGATGGTTTTAAACCCTCAACCACAGATTTTATGATCCGTTGGTTTTTAAGAATGGTAGATTTTAACTTATTTACCTTGTTGTTTGTCTATGTTGCCTCACTGGGGTTAGACAGTGAAATAGCCTTATTAATGTTGCTTTTTTTCTTTGGAAAAATGATTGGTTTCTTTCTAGTCTTATTTACAGATAATAACCAACGTTTTGGTGATATCATTGCCAATACGGTAGTTATTTACCTAAAGGATGATGTAAAATTTTCTGAAACCATTTTAGAAAACATTTCAAATACCTACGTACCCACGTATCCGAACGTGATTAAATTGTCTGATAATGATGCTCGTA
Encoded here:
- a CDS encoding pseudouridine synthase, with translation MEIPIVYQDDFIICVAKPNNILVHHARHSRNVADEKSLLQLLDEQIGGKFYPIHRLDRKTSGIILLAKETQYVSKFQDLFTANEIQKTYYGVVRGFSPETKIIDSPVKGRDANVHKEALTHLRTLEQVTLDIPVKPYDSSRYSLVALLPKTGRMHQLRVHSNKISHPLIGDTKYGDKNHDVMFEENFGWKNMFLHAGKLEFKHPFTEKDLILKASFPKDWIALFKAFSWRNPLD
- a CDS encoding TlpA disulfide reductase family protein, coding for MRKLLFLIGSFFIFLTSCNSVDKKEENHKGYTIKGVLSTTDTPIVYLINEQDKKIDSSIVIDNTFSFKGIVTTTKTHHLQLKNKPKKHAIVLENSKYTILINDDKATISGGNLNNKQVDYSNLQNDLDTKKLVSLNAFIKEEIKLDSLQKSIKAIELEKKEIAKSFLISNANNVLSSTLFPTIQNFNLEELKEIKNNTEVVKTNTLTSLLDDEISKLQKIVDEELAEKNKIAAAKKVYRKPAIMFSGDGLKGELISLETIIKGKKVILVDFWASWCGPCRLVTPRVKELYHKYKNKGFTILTVSEDKNKEDWKRGIEQDGMLSWYHIFDDYGRISTMHGIRTIPYMVLIDGNGGVIKEKISITELEYQLQKLL
- a CDS encoding multidrug effflux MFS transporter, whose protein sequence is MKIRQKSESEFIIVMASLMSLVAFAIDALLPAITDISKTIHIVDPKDNQLFITMIFLGLGFGQLISGPLSDSFGRKPVIYVGFIVFAFASFICVFADSLEMMIFGRLLQGIGLSAPRTISIAMVRDRFSGNYMAKVMSFIVVIFILVPVIAPAVGKLVLDLYGWRSIFYGQLIIGFFIMLWVWKRQPETLKIENRKKFKLSLFIEGSKEFFKHKYAVIFTIFSGFITGSFMVYLSASQRIFEEQYHLKEEFPYIFAGLAISIGLATFLNGKLVVRFGMFKLVSIFTVIFTVVPIIYLLLFSGENNPSIYVIIAFFAIQFFSIGFLFGNTRALAMESIGHIAGVGAAINGFVSTIMAVPIATYIGSFIDQTALPLFIGFFVCGIISLALIMLLKLKKN
- a CDS encoding DUF805 domain-containing protein; translation: MVFKSIKRTHYADFNGRARREEFWMFQLFNFLAIIVIMIVFGGIAALLETPSILFISYIYILGIIIPSLALAVRRIHDTGKSGWFYLVSLIPLVGSIWLLVIYYTDSQNGTNKWGDNPKGTGNNATIDQIGKE
- a CDS encoding DUF58 domain-containing protein, which codes for MKHFYNTLFLNNRFFYILGGIALLFVVGFFIPIFFEVSKVLLFIVVVLLLVDIFILYKTKDAITVNRYLPERLSNGDANKISLQLKNTYGFNAHISIIEEIPYQFQKRDFIFPLILANKEEKTIHYDLTPTERGVYLFGNINVFASSPLQLATKKYVLGEEKELKCYPSFLKLREFDFRAFNNDAISYGTKKVRRIGHSLEFEQIKEYVSGDDIRSLNWKATAKRSQLMINQYVEEKSQPVYSIIDKGRAMQMHFHNLSLLDYAINATLAISNVVLRKQDKAGMLSFSTKLEDWVVAEKRNSQMSLISEALHNIKTDFSESDFSTLYSVVKRKITQRSLLILYTNFETMDGLNRQLPYLRALAKNHLVLVVFFENTALEALTTTKSDAVLDVYDSIIAEKFMYEKKSIVKELRKYGIQSVLTKPENLTGDTINKYLELKSRGLF
- a CDS encoding AAA family ATPase; the protein is MEVPNNEEVQENLSFENRIDLSELQESVFKIKKQLQKVIVGQKDMMDLLIVSLLADGHVLIEGVPGVAKTITAKLLARTIDVGFSRIQFTPDLMPSDILGTSVFNVKTSEFEFKKGPIFSSMILIDEINRAPAKTQAALFEVMEEKQITIDGQTFKMEEPFVVLATQNPIEQEGTYRLPEAQLDRFLFKINVDYPNAKEELEILLKEQALENTTKASKIETVITGKKIVEFRNLVNQIKIEDNLLKYIANIVVNTRSNSFLYLGASPRASIAILGASKAFAAIEGRDFVTPEDIKRATIPVLEHRVIVTPEREMEGLTSKQIIEQIIEAVEIPR
- a CDS encoding DUF4350 domain-containing protein, which encodes MMLLQQFKKYAPLLFFFALISCNKTDWTENFKEKEKSPFGNYIIYNEASTLFKKDSVTLLKQNIYDYLMFESLIDSTKTQNYVSIKHSGYKYTNGTTAELLNFVAKGNNVFLAFNNFRDTLKASLKFTTNNLDKDVYAIKALKKLKGTFQLKNTQFSKTSFTFDRNIRRNYFLQYNENATTVLGTMEVDGEKVPNFIKIHHGKGAFYLHTQPIAFTNYNLLNGNEAYAANVLSYLPNAPVIWDPQIKSSKYQDEKEDNTNVFKFFLAHKTLTWFLFVSLIGLLLFMLFNARRKQRPIPIIAPLKNSTVAFTQTIANLYLKEQDHTNLVDKKIAYFLEKIRSKYLLSTANLNADFIEKLASKSGNELQRTKYLVNTIITLNKKSECSEEELVVLHKIIENFFNK
- a CDS encoding DUF4129 domain-containing protein; this translates as MKKRIFLFLLFFATIGFGQIKNDSLLLLEKDTIQYEKTIEFAQKRTFKEDLKEKYNDKEFVYTEEAEKKKEKKEDSAVSAAIVGAILYFISNIFPFLLGGIIIFIILKTFLGTDASFWNFKNPKKKVAKKLIYEDEDIHETDIDGLLQEAIHSKEYRLAVRYYYLSVLKVLSNKKLIDYHKDKTNSEYLFEIENTQTRTDFSYLSYVYSYVWYGDFPIDETNFKLAENKYKSFKNSLK
- a CDS encoding stage II sporulation protein M gives rise to the protein MREVAFIKQNKEKWLEFEQGFSNKEKKSPDDIANLHIKIMNDLVYAQTYYPKSKVTLYLNKLAKSSFDKVYHSKRRDKNVFLYFFFDKVPLLAYQYRKYIYLSFIVFFACFFIGLLSTLNDVSFARQILGDTYIDKTLENIESGDAMAIYKGGSNWGSFIGIYDNNQRVGLNMFLSGLFIGIGTGFYVVYNAIMVAVFQAFFYQNNSLFDSLKGIWIHGTYEIFSMIIEAAAGYIVGASILFPGAYKRFESFKRGMKAGFYIFISTIPFTLMAAFLEGYITRYSNTMPTIICFAIIGFSLVSISYYYLILPFKVANKYNVR
- a CDS encoding RDD family protein, translating into MKRLQIKTAQNVNINFTLANVGQRLLAFGLDNVIKFAYLYFAIKFLDFKMFDAAVNGDSWSLRAIDVMLFLPVTFYSLYTELLLDGQTVGKKLLNLKVINVDGFKPSTTDFMIRWFLRMVDFNLFTLLFVYVASLGLDSEIALLMLLFFFGKMIGFFLVLFTDNNQRFGDIIANTVVIYLKDDVKFSETILENISNTYVPTYPNVIKLSDNDARIIKSTFRSAKKFNDYKTLIKLRTKILEVTEIKSVHQNDKEFIDVVLKDYNFYTQNM